The DNA segment CGCCGAGCGGGCGCGCGGATCGGACGCCGACGCGGTCGCCATCGCCGTGCCCGTCGACACGGACGGCCGGCTTCCCGCGATTCCAGCGGGCGTCGCCGTCGTGCGGGTCGACCCGTAGACCGACCGTACGGGTTAGGTGAGTGGGACCCGTAGCGGGGAGCAGTGACGTCTCCGAGACGCGACCGGATCGCCCTGGCGAGCGTGATCTTCGTCGTGCTGCTCGCGCAGGTGGTGCTGTATCCGGGGATCGCTGGACTGGTCGCGGCGCTCGGCGCGAGCACCGACCTCGACGCGAGCATGTGGTTTCTCGTCGCCGAGTTCTCGGCGTTCGTCGTCTGTGCGAGCCTCTGGGGGGCCGCGAGCGATCGTGCCGGACGGCGGGCGCCCTTCATCGCCGCCGGGGCGCTCGGCGGGGCGACGGGCTACCTCCTGCTCGCGATCCTTCCCGGCGTCGTCGACGTCCGCTTCGCCCACGTGCTCGCGATCCGCGTCGGCCAGGGCGCAATGACGATCGCCGCCTTCTCGCTCGCGATCACGATGCTGATGGACCTGCCGGGCGGCCACGGGAAGAACATGGGCGCGGCGGGCATCGCGATCGGGCTGGGAACCGCGAGCGGCGCGCCGTTGGGTGGCCGGCTCGCCGCGATCGATCCGCTCGTCCCGCTGTGGGCCGCCGGGGGACTGCTGCTCGCGGTCGTCCCCCTTCTAGTGCTCATCGACGACCGTGCGCCCGCCCCCGACCGACGGAGCGCCCGGGAGATCGTCGGCGGACTCGCGCGGACGCCGACGCTCGGGCTGCCCTACGCCTTCGGGTTCGTCGACAGGCTGACGGCGGGCTTCTTCGCGCTCGTGGGCGTCTTCTACTTCCAGGAGACGTTCGGGATCGGCCCCGCCGAGACCGGGATCGTCCTCGGGCTGTTCTTCGCGCCGTTCGCGCTGCTCCAGTATCCCATGGGCGTGCTCTCCGATCGGATCGGCCGGACGGTCCCGATCGTGGTCGGCTCGGTCTGCTACGGCGGCTCGATCGTGCTCGTCGGACTCGTGCCGACGCTCGAACTCGCGCAGGCGTCGATGGTGCTCGTGGGGGTGCTCGGCGCGCTGGTCGCGCCCGCGACGATGGCGCTGGTGACCGATCTCGCCCGGGATAGCGAGCGCGGCGCGGCGATGGCCGGCTTCAACATCGCGGGCAGCCTGGGTTTTCTGACCGGCTTTCTCCTGGGTGGTACCGTCGCGAGCACCTACGGCTATCTCGCCGCCTTCCTCGTCGTTGGCGGCCTCGAAGTACTGATCGCCGCGGTCGCCGTGCCGCTCTTTCTGCGCGTCGACCTCCCGCTGGAGGCGTCGTTCCAGCCCGAGCGGTAGGAACGCGGTCGACGTGGTAGAAGACCCGTCACGACGGTCCGTCGAAACCTTCGGTGACCGATAGAAATGGCGTGCTGAATACGGCGGGTGGAGTCAGCACCTGGTTGCTAGTAGCTTCCGAGGATTTCAACGGATTCCGGATGTCGAGTTTCGAACGGCGTACCTCTCCTATCCAGGTCCGAAGGCCGCGATGTCGGCCCCCACCGTCGCCAGTGCGTCGGCGGGGTTCGGGTCGTCGTCGGCCAGATGCGTGTACCGGTGTTCCGGGATGCTCGACAGTGCTGCCGTGACGGCCTCGCTGTACGTCTCGACGCCCGGTTCCGTCGGGTCATCGCCGCCCCAGACGTCCCGAATGACCGTCATCGAATCGATGCGCACTTCCAGCGTGCGTGGTTCGTAGCGAGCCGCCAGTTCGGAGAGTCCGAGCTGGAGGGCGACGTATTCGGCGGTGTTGTTCCCCGTCCGGGAGCCGACGGGTCGGCCGAGACGGGCGAGTTGGTCCTCCGCAGCGTCCATGATGACGGCGCCCGCACCTGCAGGACCGGGGTTGCCGCGTGAACTGCCGTCGACGTAGAGGACGAACGCGTCGCTCGTCGGCTCGGGGACGGGTGGCCGGGTGAGTCCCGACGTCAGCAGGCGTTCGAGTGCGCGACGCAACTCGGCCGGGGTGGTCGCGGGGTCGAAGAGACCGCCGTAGCCGGGGACGGCGTCGTCGATGGCGTCGATGGCGGCCGCCACCTCGTAGCCGACGCCCGCGAGCACCTCGTCGACGAGCGTGGCGAGCGGCGAGAGGTGTTCGGCCGGGAGGGGGTCGTCGGTCACGCCACTGCCCCCTTCGGGCTTCGGTTCCGGACCCTCACACCCTCGTTTCCGACTGATCCCGTTGTCCGGTCGCACCACTCCATATAGGTCCTCGGTGGGTGAGTGGGATAATCTCTTCAGGTACTACCGGTACGGGCCGTTTCGAATCAGTCGGCCCCGTGAGGTCCTCAGCGGCTGATACGAACGGCCTGCCGAATCTAGCGAGCGCTCGTTACTAGTTAGGCGAGATCCGGGTCAACCGGGAGATACGCGCCCTGTGTCCGGCACGAGGGCCGCGTCCTACCACCGATCGAGTGTTTTCGGGAACCGCCGACGGGCTGGAGACGTTCGTCGACGGGCTGATGGCGGGACGCTCGTGACGGTCGTCCTCGCCTGGCGCGGCGGCTACTGGGGGCTGCTCGGACGGCTCCACTACCCGCTGGTGGTGCTGGCGCTCCTCGTCCTTCTGGACGTGCTTCGCTACCGGAGCCTGCTCGGATTCAACGTCTGAGGACCGGATCGCGGCCGAAGAGCCGCCGGTACTTGACCTGCCGGCAAGGGCAGGCCGCCACCTTGTTCGTCTTCCGGCGTTGAGTATACCCATGTCATCAGGCTCAGGCGGCATCCCCGATCCGCTTCGAAAAAGCTTGGAGCAGGGTCTGGAGGCGGCGTTCGCCGTCGACTCGCTCTCGCAGCTCGCGGACGCCGTCGACTTCGAGGGGCTCGCCGCGGGCGACCCCGACGCGATGGACTTCGAGCGCATGGGAGAGCTGGTCGGCCAGATGGGCGGCAGGCTCGTCGTCAAGCGGACCCTCGGGCGGTTCACGCCCGGTCAGCTCGCCGAACAGACCGTCGGCTACGCGATCGGCGGCGCGATCGGTCGCGAGGGCGGACGGCTCATCCTCAGGGTAGTCGAGGACCAGCGCGGCGACCCGATCGAGGTCGACATCGAGGTCGAGGAGGAGACCGACGTAGAGGAGTTCGACGAGTTCACCGACCTCGACGAGGAGGACGGGGACGACGAGGGCTTCGAAGTCGACATCGGCGGCCCCGAGGACGGCGGGGACGGCGACGCGGACGACGGACGGTAGACCGACGCTCGCGCGACGGACGTTTTCTACGGACGCTCCGGGGTCGGAGACCGAACGATAGCCTCGCTCGTCGGTGCGCCCCCGGGCAGACGCGGCCCCGGCGTGCCGACCGTCCGGCGTCGCGCCGCCGGGCCACCGGGCACCCGCCCGTGACGATAGGACTACGGGCACCCGGCTCGTAGCGGATCGGTACGAACGTGTTGCCAGGCTCTACCGCGGCGCCGGTGCGGACGGACGGGAGCGGAGACGAGACCGACCGAACGCATCTCGTCTGTCCGTCGTGCGGCGAACGTCACCCGGTCGACTCGGAGGCGCCGATCGAGTGGCGCTGTCCCCGGTGTCGGATCCTGATCAAACAGACCGACAGGATCGAGGCGCTCGTCCAGTTCGCCGACCGCAACAGCGTGACGGACCACATCGACGTCCCCGATCGCTGCCGGTACTGCGAGAGCGAGCGCGTCACCTCCTGGACCACCGAGGACGAGGAGTGGGTTCGCCACCGGTGCCAGGAGTGTCGGCGCGAGTGGACCGAGAACACGGGTCGGCTGGCCGCGTTCTTCGACTGGGGGGCGAACTACCTCCGAGTGCGGGGTTGGCTCTGAGACGCTCCGACGGCGTCGCCACGTCGGTAGTCCCACCCGATCGAACCGGCGGGGGTGTGAACGAGGACCCCAACCTTTTCTCCGTAGCCGGTGAGGGGCCGGCATGGCGCCACGGATCACCCGGATCGAGGTGACGGAGTTCTCCTACCCGCTCGAGGACGTTGGCACCGACGAGAACGGATTCAACCTGATCTACGAGCCGGGATCGACGCTCGAGAGCTCGACGCTCGCGCTCAGGGTACACACCGACGCGGACGTGACCGGCGAGTACGTCCTGGTCACCTCGACCTCGTCGGACCAGATCGCCACGTGCGCGAAGTACCTCGTCGGCAGGAACCCGCTGAAACGCGAGCGTCACTGGAGCGAGCTCAAGCGCGGGCTCCGCAAGTACGACCGGATGGGGATGGGACCGCTCGACGTCGCGCTGTGGGACCTCGCGGGCAAGCTCTACGACGCGCCGATCCACGAACTGCTCGGAACCTACCGCGAGCGGATCCCGGCGTACGCCTCGACGTATCACGCCGACGACAACGGCGGGCTCGACTCCCCGGAGGCGTACGCCGACTTCGCCGAGGACTGTCTCGAGCTGGGCTACTCGGGCTTCAAGATCCACGGCTGGGGCGGCGGCGACGACGCCCGGGAGGTGGGCCGCGAGATCGAGACCGTCCGAGCGGTCGGCGAGCGCGTCGGCGAGCGGATGGACCTGATGCTCGATCCCGCCTGCGAGTACGAGACGTTCGCCGACGCGCTGACCGTCGGGCGGGCGTGTGACGAGCAGGAGTTCTTCTGGTACGAGGACCCCTACCGCGACGGCGGGATCTCCCAGCACGCTCACCGGAAGCTGCGCCAGCAGCTCGAGACGCCCATACTGCAGACAGAACACGTCCGCGGGTTCGAGCCGTTCACCGACTTCATCGCGAACGAGGCGACCGATTTCGTCCGCGCCGATCCGGAGTACGACGCGGGCATCACGGGCGCGATGAAGCGCGCGAGGGTCGCGGAGGGGTTCGGCCTCGACGTGGAGTTCCACGCGCCGGGACCCGCCCAGCGCCACTGCATCGCCGCGACGCGCAACGCGAACTACTACGAGCTCGCGCTGGTACATCCGGACTGTGACAACACCCAGGCGCCGGTCTACGAGGGTGGCTACACCGACCAGCTCGACGCGATCGACGACGACGGCACGGTGCCGGTCCCCGACGGCCCGGGACTAGGCGTCGAGTACGACTGGGAGTACATCGAGGAGCACGCACTCGGCGAGCGGACCTACGAGTGAACCCGAGTAACAGGCGTTAAGTGGGGCCTGCGAGACCGTACGTGTAACGTCATGGCATCGACTGATTCACAGCGGTTCGATCGGGGAGGCCGCTGATGGCGGGGGAGTCGTCGTCGATCACGGAGCGCGCGTCCGAGCGGTTCACGACGCTCGCGTGGGTGTTGATCCCCGTCGCCGTCGGGATCAACGTCGTCGGCGGGACGGTCACGAACTTCCTTCGGATCCCGGTCTACCTGGACGTGATCGGGACGATCCTGCTCGCGCTCCTGGCGGGTCCGCTCGTCGGGGCCGTCGGCGGGATCCTGACGAACCTCGTCCTCGGGGTGACGCGCTCGCCGACGATCATCCCGTTCGCGGTGGTCAACGCCGCGATCGCGCTCGTCGCGGGCTTCTTCGCGATGCGTGGCTGGTTCCGGATCCACGAGACCCGTGACTACGCGAAGCTCGCGGGCGTCGGCGTGGTGGTGGCGCTCACCTCGATCGTCATCAGCCTCCCGATCGTCGTCACGCTGTTCGGCGGGCTGACCGGCACCGCACCCGACATCGTCGTCGGGGCCTTCCTCGCGGCGGGCTTCGACCTCGTGCCCGCGGTGCTGGCCTCCCAGCTCGTCATCGAGCCGATCGACAAGATCTCGAGCGTCGTGATCGCGTACTTCATCGCGAAGTCGGTCCCCGAGCGGTATCGCCCCTCCTTCGGCCAGCGGGCGCTCGGACGCGACCGCGATCGCGATCGATGAGCACGCCGAGCGCGAACCCGAAAGCCGAGACGGACACGGCGACGGATATCGACGTCGAGGCGCTGATCGAGAACGCCGAGGGGGCGGACTCGCTGTTCGAGTACCGTCCCGGCTCGAGCGTCCTCCACCGCCTCAACCCGGTGACCAAGCTCGTCTGCAGCCTCGCGCTCGTCGTGATCGCCTTCACCCTGCCGAACTTCTGGGGCCCGCTCGCGCTCTCGGTCGTCCTCCTCGGGCTCGTCCTCCTCGCGGGCGTCGCGAAGCCCGTCCTCGCGGCCGTTCTCGCGGTGGGAGCGCCGCTCGCGCTCTCGCTGGTGGTCATCCAGGGGCTGTTCTACCCCGAGAACGAGACCGTCCTCGTCGCGATCGGCGTGCCCGTGATCGATCAGCTCGCGTTCTACAGCGAGGGCGTCGAGTTCGCGCTGTTGGTCCTGTTTCGCCTGACGGTGTTGATGATCGCGCTGCTCGGGACGATCGTCACGACTCACCCGAAGAAGCTGACGGTCGCGCTGATGGAGAAGGGCGTCTCGAGCAAGATCGCGTACGTCTTCATGGCCGCGCTGCAGTTCATCCCACAGATGCAGCGACGTGCACGCTCGATCCTCGACGCACAGCAGGCACGGGGGCTCGACACCACCGCGAGCCTCGCGAGCCGCCTCAAGTCCTACGTCGCGCTGATGGCGCCGCTGCTGATCGGGACGCTGATCGCGACCGAGACCCGTGCGCTCGCGCTCGAGTCGCGCGGGTTCACCCGAAAGGGAGAGCGCACGTACCTGCTCGACGTCTCGGACGGCACGTTCGACAGGGCGCTTCGCTGGCTGTCGGTCCTCGCCGCGATCGCCGTCGTCGTCTGGAGGGTCGCGCCGTGACCCGGATCGCCTTCGAGGACGTCGCCTGGGAGTATCGGACGGGCGACGGGCTCGCGCTCTCGGGAGTCGACCTGGAGATCGAGTCGGGCAGCTTCGTCGGCGTGACCGGTCCGAGCGACGCCGGAAAGTCCACGCTCTGTCGGCTGATCCCCGGCTACATCCCCCACTACTTCGACGGCGATCTGGAGGGGAGCGTCCGGGTGGGTGATCGCGACGTGAGCGAGGCCTCCATCGGCGAACTCGCCGAACGCGTGGGGATGCTCTTCGAGAACCCGTTCGACCAGCTGACGGGCGCGAGCACCACCGTGATCGAGGAGGTCGCCTTCGGCCTCGAGAACCTCGGTTACCCGCGCGAGGAGATAATCGAACGCTCGGTCGAGAGCCTCCGACGAGTGGGAATCGAGGAGCTGATCGATCGCAATCCTCAACGGCTGTCGGGCGGCCAGTCCCAGCGGGTCGCGCTCGCCTCCGTGCTCGCGATGGCGCCGGACGTGCTCGTGCTCGACGAGCCGACCTCGCAGCTCGATCCCCACGGCGCCGACGCCGTCTTCGACATCGTCGCCGACATGAAGGAGCAGGGCTACACCGTGGTCGTCGTCAGCCAGCGCCTCGACCGGCTGGCGCCCCACCTCGACCGACTGCTCGTCGTGGACGAGGGCAAGGTCGTCCACGACGGCACCCCGGAGAAGGTCTTCACGACGCCGGGGATCGACGAGCTGATCGACGTCCCCGAGGCGGTTCGGGTGGGCCGCCGGCTGCACGGGTCCGACGGCGCCCCGGAAAGCGTGCCGCTGTCGGTCGCCGAGGCCATCGAGGAGCTCCGTCCGCACGTCGCGAGCGTCACGAGCGAGGCCGGCGACCGCTCCGACGACGGAACTCGATCCGAAACCGACGGGCCGGCGCCCGCCGGCGACCCGCGCGTCGTCCTCGAGGACGTCCGACACGTCTACGAGGGCGGCGTCGAGGCGCTCTCGGGCGTCAGCCTCGAGATGTCGTCGGGGTGTGTCTGTCTCGTCGGGCAGAACGGCGCGGGCAAGACGACGTTCGTCAAGCACATGAACGGGCTGCTCGAGCCCTCACAGGGAGTCGTCCGGATCGAGGGGATCGACACCCGCGAGGCCCGCGTCGCCGAACTGGCGCGCCACGTCGGGCTCTCCTTCCAGAACCCCGACGACCAGCTCTTTCACGACACGGTCGACGAGGAGATCAGATACGGCCCCGAGAACCTCGGGTTCGACGACGAACGGGAGGACGAGACGGTCGAACGGGCGATCGAACGCCTCGACCTCGAGGACGTCCGCGGGCGCAACCCCTACGATCTGGGAATGCCCCGCAGGAAACGCGTGGCGGTCGCCTCGGTGCTCGCGATGGACACCGACACCGTCGTCCTCGACGAGCCCACTGGCGGACAGGACGCCCCCGGAACCGCCCTCCTCGGAGCCGCGATCGAGCGGCTGGTCGAGGCGGGGAAACTCGTCGTCGTCATCACCCACGACGTCGGCTTCGCACGCCGATACGCCGACCGCGTGATCGCGCTCGGCCAGGGCGAGGTACTGCTTGACGGAACCGCGCGGGAGGTGTTCGGTCGACCCGACGTGCTCGCCGAGACCGACGTCGATCCGCCGACGGTCACGAGGATCGGCCACGAACTCGGTCTCCCGACCGTGCTCTCGATCGACGAACTGTTCGGGTACGTAAACGATTAGAGGGCCGACTCGATCGCCTCGGCGAGCGCGGCGCGAAAGCGCACCTCGTCGAGGTCGGTCGCGACGCGGCCGTTCTCCGGTTCGTCGGTGACGCCGTACTCGTCGGCGAGCAGCGCGCCCCGGGCGGGCCCGTCTCCCGTCTCGATCTCGAACGCCCGTTCCTCGACGGTGAGCACGTCGTCGGCGATGCCCGCGATCACCGCCGCGTCGTGGATCGGCGAGTGCTCGAGCCCGTAGCGTTCACGGACGTCATCCGGGTAGTAGGTGAGCCACTCGCGAACCGTCTCGCCGCGCGGGCCCGAGAGGTCGAGCGTGGCCGGATCGATCGTCGCGCGCGTGGTCACGCCGAGGCCAACGAACGTCGGTCGGGCGCTCTGGAGGACGCGACTCGCGGCGTCGGGATCCGCGTGGAGGTTCGCCTCGGCGGCCGGCGTCCGGTTGCCCGGCGCGTAGACGGCGCCGCCCATCACCACGATCTCACTGAGGTACTCGGGGAGGTCGGGGTCGATCGACAGCGCGAGCGCGATATTCGTGAGCGGGCCGATCGCCGCGATCGTCAGGTCGCCGTCCTCCCGGGCACGCTCGACGATGAACTCCGCGGCCGACGCGTCGATCGGCTCCTCGGAGGACGGGGGAAGCCCGCCCCGCAGGCCGCCCTCGCCGTGGATGAACTCCGCGGTGTCCTGGCGCTTGACGAGCGGCCGGTCGGCGCCGCGGGCGACCGGGAGATCGCACTCGAGGAACTCGAGGATCGAGAGGGCGTTACGGGTGGTGTTCTCGATGGAGGTGTTGCCGGCGACGGTCGTCAGTCCGACGACGTCGAGGTCGGATTCGAGCGCGAGCAACAGCGCGAGCGCGTCGTCGCAGCCCGGATCGGTGTCGATAAGCAGGGACATGGCCCCGCCTACGGCGGCCGAACAGTAAAGGTTCAGTCGGGGTTCGAGGGATTAGAGGCCGGCGACGTCCTCGATGGCGTCCGTGAGCGCCCGGATCGACTCCGCATCGTGTTCGCCCATGTGACCGATGCGGAACGTCTCCTCGCCGAGTTGCGAGCCATAGCCGTTCGAGAAGACCATGTCGTACTCCTCGCTCACGGCGTCGATGGTCGCGGCGACGTCGATGCCCCGCGTGTTCTCGATACAGCTCACGGTCTGGGACTCGTAGCCCTCTTCGGAGAACGTATCGAAGTGTTCGTGCGCCCACTCGCGGGTGTACTCGGCCATCTCGCGGTGGCGTTCGTCCCTCCCTTCGTGACCCTCCTCGATCATGTGTTTCATCTGTTTGCGGTAGGCGAGCATCACCGGAATGGCCGGCGTCGAATGGGTCTGGCCCTTCCGGTCGTAGTAGTCGAGCGAGCGCTGGAAGCCGCCGTACCACGACGCCGAGTCCTTCCCGAGTTCGCGCTCGTAGGCGTCGTCGCTCACGACGCAGACCGCGAGCCCCGGTGGCATCGCGAAGGCCTTCTGGACCGAGGTGAAGATGACGTCGATTCCATGCCTATCGATGTCGACGTAGTCGCCGCCCAGCGCCGAGACGGCGTCGACGACGAAGTACGTCTCGGGAAACTCGGCGACGACGTCGCCAATCTCCTCGATCGGGTTGCGGACGCCGGTCGAGGACTCGTTCATCACGCAGGTGACGGCGTCGTACTCGGCGTCGCTCTCCTCTAAGGCCTCGCGGACGTCCTCGGGCTTGAC comes from the Halalkalicoccus sp. CG83 genome and includes:
- a CDS encoding MFS transporter, coding for MTSPRRDRIALASVIFVVLLAQVVLYPGIAGLVAALGASTDLDASMWFLVAEFSAFVVCASLWGAASDRAGRRAPFIAAGALGGATGYLLLAILPGVVDVRFAHVLAIRVGQGAMTIAAFSLAITMLMDLPGGHGKNMGAAGIAIGLGTASGAPLGGRLAAIDPLVPLWAAGGLLLAVVPLLVLIDDRAPAPDRRSAREIVGGLARTPTLGLPYAFGFVDRLTAGFFALVGVFYFQETFGIGPAETGIVLGLFFAPFALLQYPMGVLSDRIGRTVPIVVGSVCYGGSIVLVGLVPTLELAQASMVLVGVLGALVAPATMALVTDLARDSERGAAMAGFNIAGSLGFLTGFLLGGTVASTYGYLAAFLVVGGLEVLIAAVAVPLFLRVDLPLEASFQPER
- a CDS encoding ribonuclease HI family protein: MTDDPLPAEHLSPLATLVDEVLAGVGYEVAAAIDAIDDAVPGYGGLFDPATTPAELRRALERLLTSGLTRPPVPEPTSDAFVLYVDGSSRGNPGPAGAGAVIMDAAEDQLARLGRPVGSRTGNNTAEYVALQLGLSELAARYEPRTLEVRIDSMTVIRDVWGGDDPTEPGVETYSEAVTAALSSIPEHRYTHLADDDPNPADALATVGADIAAFGPG
- a CDS encoding enolase C-terminal domain-like protein, whose protein sequence is MAPRITRIEVTEFSYPLEDVGTDENGFNLIYEPGSTLESSTLALRVHTDADVTGEYVLVTSTSSDQIATCAKYLVGRNPLKRERHWSELKRGLRKYDRMGMGPLDVALWDLAGKLYDAPIHELLGTYRERIPAYASTYHADDNGGLDSPEAYADFAEDCLELGYSGFKIHGWGGGDDAREVGREIETVRAVGERVGERMDLMLDPACEYETFADALTVGRACDEQEFFWYEDPYRDGGISQHAHRKLRQQLETPILQTEHVRGFEPFTDFIANEATDFVRADPEYDAGITGAMKRARVAEGFGLDVEFHAPGPAQRHCIAATRNANYYELALVHPDCDNTQAPVYEGGYTDQLDAIDDDGTVPVPDGPGLGVEYDWEYIEEHALGERTYE
- a CDS encoding ECF transporter S component produces the protein MAGESSSITERASERFTTLAWVLIPVAVGINVVGGTVTNFLRIPVYLDVIGTILLALLAGPLVGAVGGILTNLVLGVTRSPTIIPFAVVNAAIALVAGFFAMRGWFRIHETRDYAKLAGVGVVVALTSIVISLPIVVTLFGGLTGTAPDIVVGAFLAAGFDLVPAVLASQLVIEPIDKISSVVIAYFIAKSVPERYRPSFGQRALGRDRDRDR
- a CDS encoding energy-coupling factor transporter transmembrane component T family protein — its product is MSTPSANPKAETDTATDIDVEALIENAEGADSLFEYRPGSSVLHRLNPVTKLVCSLALVVIAFTLPNFWGPLALSVVLLGLVLLAGVAKPVLAAVLAVGAPLALSLVVIQGLFYPENETVLVAIGVPVIDQLAFYSEGVEFALLVLFRLTVLMIALLGTIVTTHPKKLTVALMEKGVSSKIAYVFMAALQFIPQMQRRARSILDAQQARGLDTTASLASRLKSYVALMAPLLIGTLIATETRALALESRGFTRKGERTYLLDVSDGTFDRALRWLSVLAAIAVVVWRVAP
- a CDS encoding ABC transporter ATP-binding protein produces the protein MTRIAFEDVAWEYRTGDGLALSGVDLEIESGSFVGVTGPSDAGKSTLCRLIPGYIPHYFDGDLEGSVRVGDRDVSEASIGELAERVGMLFENPFDQLTGASTTVIEEVAFGLENLGYPREEIIERSVESLRRVGIEELIDRNPQRLSGGQSQRVALASVLAMAPDVLVLDEPTSQLDPHGADAVFDIVADMKEQGYTVVVVSQRLDRLAPHLDRLLVVDEGKVVHDGTPEKVFTTPGIDELIDVPEAVRVGRRLHGSDGAPESVPLSVAEAIEELRPHVASVTSEAGDRSDDGTRSETDGPAPAGDPRVVLEDVRHVYEGGVEALSGVSLEMSSGCVCLVGQNGAGKTTFVKHMNGLLEPSQGVVRIEGIDTREARVAELARHVGLSFQNPDDQLFHDTVDEEIRYGPENLGFDDEREDETVERAIERLDLEDVRGRNPYDLGMPRRKRVAVASVLAMDTDTVVLDEPTGGQDAPGTALLGAAIERLVEAGKLVVVITHDVGFARRYADRVIALGQGEVLLDGTAREVFGRPDVLAETDVDPPTVTRIGHELGLPTVLSIDELFGYVND
- a CDS encoding nucleoside hydrolase — protein: MSLLIDTDPGCDDALALLLALESDLDVVGLTTVAGNTSIENTTRNALSILEFLECDLPVARGADRPLVKRQDTAEFIHGEGGLRGGLPPSSEEPIDASAAEFIVERAREDGDLTIAAIGPLTNIALALSIDPDLPEYLSEIVVMGGAVYAPGNRTPAAEANLHADPDAASRVLQSARPTFVGLGVTTRATIDPATLDLSGPRGETVREWLTYYPDDVRERYGLEHSPIHDAAVIAGIADDVLTVEERAFEIETGDGPARGALLADEYGVTDEPENGRVATDLDEVRFRAALAEAIESAL
- a CDS encoding pyridoxal-phosphate-dependent aminotransferase family protein — its product is MTDGREYTDDYDEKTLYIPGPTEVREDVIEAMAQPMFGHRMDRMTDLYTTIVEDTKQFLGTDNDVVVLTASGTEFMESSILNLVDEDVLVTTCGSFSERQADVAERLGKRVDTLEYEWGKAVKPEDVREALEESDAEYDAVTCVMNESSTGVRNPIEEIGDVVAEFPETYFVVDAVSALGGDYVDIDRHGIDVIFTSVQKAFAMPPGLAVCVVSDDAYERELGKDSASWYGGFQRSLDYYDRKGQTHSTPAIPVMLAYRKQMKHMIEEGHEGRDERHREMAEYTREWAHEHFDTFSEEGYESQTVSCIENTRGIDVAATIDAVSEEYDMVFSNGYGSQLGEETFRIGHMGEHDAESIRALTDAIEDVAGL